A genome region from Arachis duranensis cultivar V14167 chromosome 8, aradu.V14167.gnm2.J7QH, whole genome shotgun sequence includes the following:
- the LOC107462225 gene encoding protein NUCLEAR FUSION DEFECTIVE 6, mitochondrial isoform X3 has protein sequence MASAAGATARSIFRSCSARRAAFRLGAEAKAARSPFRLGSNKPPPQSMLRCPAELSFCVESMLPYHTVTASALMTSMLAVSRRSYGWLSEEGEGS, from the exons ATGGCATCCGCCGCCGGCGCCACCGCGAGGTCGATTTTCCGGTCATGCTCTGCTCGCCGCGCCGCTTTCCGTCTCGGCGCCGAAGCTAAAGCAGCTCGTTCTCCGTTCCGTCTTGGCTCAAACAAACCTCCGCCACAATCCATGCTTAG GTGTCCTGCGGAATTGAGCTTCTGTGTGGAATCAATGCTGCCTTACCATACGGTCACTGCATCAGCACTGATGACTTCCATGCTCGCTGTCTCTCGCCGCAGTTACGGTTGGCTCTCGGAAG AAGGAGAGGGATCATGA
- the LOC107462225 gene encoding protein NUCLEAR FUSION DEFECTIVE 6, mitochondrial isoform X5, translating into MASAAGATARSIFRSCSARRAAFRLGAEAKAARSPFRLGSNKPPPQSMLRCPAELSFCVESMLPYHTVTASALMTSMLAVSRRSYGWLSEDA; encoded by the exons ATGGCATCCGCCGCCGGCGCCACCGCGAGGTCGATTTTCCGGTCATGCTCTGCTCGCCGCGCCGCTTTCCGTCTCGGCGCCGAAGCTAAAGCAGCTCGTTCTCCGTTCCGTCTTGGCTCAAACAAACCTCCGCCACAATCCATGCTTAG GTGTCCTGCGGAATTGAGCTTCTGTGTGGAATCAATGCTGCCTTACCATACGGTCACTGCATCAGCACTGATGACTTCCATGCTCGCTGTCTCTCGCCGCAGTTACGGTTGGCTCTCGGAAG ATGCATAA
- the LOC107462225 gene encoding protein NUCLEAR FUSION DEFECTIVE 6, mitochondrial isoform X1 produces the protein MASAAGATARSIFRSCSARRAAFRLGAEAKAARSPFRLGSNKPPPQSMLRCPAELSFCVESMLPYHTVTASALMTSMLAVSRRSYGWLSEDCNDDV, from the exons ATGGCATCCGCCGCCGGCGCCACCGCGAGGTCGATTTTCCGGTCATGCTCTGCTCGCCGCGCCGCTTTCCGTCTCGGCGCCGAAGCTAAAGCAGCTCGTTCTCCGTTCCGTCTTGGCTCAAACAAACCTCCGCCACAATCCATGCTTAG GTGTCCTGCGGAATTGAGCTTCTGTGTGGAATCAATGCTGCCTTACCATACGGTCACTGCATCAGCACTGATGACTTCCATGCTCGCTGTCTCTCGCCGCAGTTACGGTTGGCTCTCGGAAG ATTGCAATGATGATGTGTGA
- the LOC107462225 gene encoding protein NUCLEAR FUSION DEFECTIVE 6, mitochondrial isoform X2 → MASAAGATARSIFRSCSARRAAFRLGAEAKAARSPFRLGSNKPPPQSMLRCPAELSFCVESMLPYHTVTASALMTSMLAVSRRSYGWLSEGKEKTI, encoded by the exons ATGGCATCCGCCGCCGGCGCCACCGCGAGGTCGATTTTCCGGTCATGCTCTGCTCGCCGCGCCGCTTTCCGTCTCGGCGCCGAAGCTAAAGCAGCTCGTTCTCCGTTCCGTCTTGGCTCAAACAAACCTCCGCCACAATCCATGCTTAG GTGTCCTGCGGAATTGAGCTTCTGTGTGGAATCAATGCTGCCTTACCATACGGTCACTGCATCAGCACTGATGACTTCCATGCTCGCTGTCTCTCGCCGCAGTTACGGTTGGCTCTCGGAAG GCAAGGAGAAGActatttga
- the LOC107462225 gene encoding protein NUCLEAR FUSION DEFECTIVE 6, mitochondrial isoform X4: protein MASAAGATARSIFRSCSARRAAFRLGAEAKAARSPFRLGSNKPPPQSMLRCPAELSFCVESMLPYHTVTASALMTSMLAVSRRSYGWLSEGS, encoded by the exons ATGGCATCCGCCGCCGGCGCCACCGCGAGGTCGATTTTCCGGTCATGCTCTGCTCGCCGCGCCGCTTTCCGTCTCGGCGCCGAAGCTAAAGCAGCTCGTTCTCCGTTCCGTCTTGGCTCAAACAAACCTCCGCCACAATCCATGCTTAG GTGTCCTGCGGAATTGAGCTTCTGTGTGGAATCAATGCTGCCTTACCATACGGTCACTGCATCAGCACTGATGACTTCCATGCTCGCTGTCTCTCGCCGCAGTTACGGTTGGCTCTCGGAAG GTAGCTAA